Proteins from a single region of Neomonachus schauinslandi chromosome 10, ASM220157v2, whole genome shotgun sequence:
- the SLC20A1 gene encoding sodium-dependent phosphate transporter 1, which produces MASTVTTLPTSTFAATAASGPLVDYLWMLILGFIIAFVLAFSVGANDVANSFGTAVGSGVVTLKQACILASIFETVGSVLLGAKVSETIRKGLIDVEMYNSTQQLLMAGSVSAMFGSAVWQLVASFLKLPISGTHCIVGATIGFSLVAKGQEGVKWSELIKIVMSWFISPLLSGIMSGILFFLVRAFILRKADPVPNGLRALPVFYACTVGINLFSIMYTGAPLLGFDKLPLWGTILISVGCAVFCALIVWFFVCPRMKRKIEREIKSSPSESPLMEKKNSLKEEHEETKLSLSDIETRNPVSEVGSATVPLRAVVEERTVSFKLGDLEEAPERERLPSVDLKEETSIDSTMNGAVQLPNGNLVQFNQAVSNQINSSGHYQYHTVHKDSGLYKELLHKLHLAKVGDCMGDSGDKPLRRNNSYTSYTMAICGMPLDSFRAKEGEQKGEEMEKLTWPNADSKKRIRMDSYTSYCNAVSDIHSASEMDMSVKAEMGLGDRKGSSGSLEEWYDQDKPEVSLLFQFLQILTACFGSFAHGGNDVSNAIGPLVALYLVYDTGDVSSKVATPIWLLLYGGVGICIGLWVWGRRVIQTMGKDLTPITPSSGFSIELASALTVVIASNIGLPISTTHCKVGSVVSVGWLRSKKAVDWRLFRNIFMAWFVTVPISGVISAAIMAVFKYVILRA; this is translated from the exons ATGGCATCTACCGTGACAACGCTGCCTACCAGTACTTTTGCTGCTACTGCTGCTTCTGGTCCATTGGTGGACTACCTATGGATGCTGATCCTGGGCTTCATTATTGCATTTGTCTTGGCATTCTCCGTGGGAGCCAATGATGTAGCAAATTCGTTTGGTACAGCTGTGGGCTCAGGTGTAGTGACCCTCAAGCAAGCCTGCATTCTAGCGAGTATCTTTGAAACCGTGGGCTCTGTCCTACTGGGGGCCAAAGTGAGCGAAACAATCAGGAAGGGCTTAATCGACGTGGAGATGTACAATTCGACCCAACAGCTGTTGATGGCTGGCTCCGTCAGTGCGATGTTTG GTTCTGCTGTGTGGCAACTAGTGGCTTCGTTTTTGAAGCTTCCCATTTCTGGAACCCATTGTATTGTTGGTGCAACCATTGGTTTCTCCCTTGTGGCAAAGGGGCAGGAGGGTGTCAAGTGGTCTGAACTGATAAAAATTG TGATGTCTTGGTTCATCTCACCACTGCTTTCTGGTATTATGTCTGgaattttattcttccttgttCGTGCATTCATCCTCCGTAAG GCAGATCCAGTTCCTAATGGTTTGCGAGCTTTGCCAGTTTTCTATGCCTGCACAGTTGGAATAAACCTTTTTTCCATCATGTATACTGGAGCACCTT TGCTGGGCTTTGACAAACTTCCTCTGTGGGGCACCATCCTCATCTCGGTGGGATGTGCAGTTTTCTGTGCCCTTATCGTCTGGTTCTTTGTATGTCCCAGGATGAAGAGAAAAATCGAAC GAGAAATAAAGTCTAGTCCTTCTGAAAGCcctttaatggaaaaaaagaatagcttgaAAGAAGAGCATGAAGAAACAAAGTTGTCTCTCAGCGATATTGAAACCAGGAATCCTGTTTCTGAGGTAGGGTCTGCCACTGTACCACTCCGGGCTGTGGTGGAGGAGAGAACAGTCTCGTTCAAACTTGGAGACTTGGAGGAAGCTCCAGAGCGAGAGAGGCTTCCCAGCGTGGATCTGAAAGAGGAAACCAGCATAGATAGCACCATGAATG GGGCAGTGCAGTTGCCTAATGGGAACCTTGTTCAGTTCAATCAAGCCGTCAGTAACCAGATAAACTCCAGTGGGCACTATCAGTATCACACCGTGCATAAAGATTCTGGCTTGTACAAAGAGCTGCTCCATAAATTACATCTTGCCAAGGTGGGAGACTGCATGGGAGACTCTGGCGACAAACCCTTGAGGCGCAATAATAGCTATACTTCCTACACCATGGCAATTTGTGGCATGCCTCTGGATTCATTCCGTGCCAAAGAAGGTGAACAGAAaggtgaagaaatggagaagCTGACGTGGCCTAATGCAGACAGCAAGAAGCGAATTCGAATGGACAGTTACACCAGTTACTGCAATGCTGTGTCTGACATTCACTCGGCATCTGAGATGGACATGAGTGTCAAGGCAGAGATGGGTCTGGGTGACAGAAAAGGAAGTAGCGGCTCTCTAGAAGAATGGTATGACCAGGATAAACCAGAGGTGTCTCTCCTCTTCCAGTTCCTGCAGATCCTTACAGCCTGCTTTGGGTCATTTGCCCATGGTGGAAATGACGTCAG caatgcCATCGGTCCTCTGGTTGCTTTGTATCTGGTTTATGACACAGGAGATGTTTCTTCAAAAGTAGCAACACCAATATGGCTTCTGCTCTATGGTGGAGTTGGTATTTGTATTGGTCTGTGGGTTTGGGGAAGGAGAGTTATCCAGACCATGGGGAAAGATCTGACACCAATCACACCTTCTAG TGGCTTCAGTATTGAACTGGCATCTGCCCTCACGGTGGTAATTGCATCAAATATTGGTCTTCCCATCAGTACAACACATTGTAAA GTGGGCTCTGTTGTATCTGTTGGCTGGCTCCGATCCAAAAAGGCTGTTGACTGGCGACTCTTCCGCAACATTTTTATGGCCTGGTTTGTTACCGTCCCCATTTCTGGCGTCATCAGTGCTGCTATTATGGCAGTCTTCAAATATGTCATCCTCAGAGCGTGA